Proteins encoded within one genomic window of Pongo pygmaeus isolate AG05252 chromosome 6, NHGRI_mPonPyg2-v2.0_pri, whole genome shotgun sequence:
- the LOC129040255 gene encoding beta-glucuronidase-like produces MLYPQESLSREPKELGGLWSFPADLDNRRQGFKEQWYLRLLQESGPTLDVLVPSSFNDIGQDWRLRHFVSYVLYEWEVTLPEQWTQDLRTRVVLRIGSAHSYDIVWVNGVNTLEHEGLTSAAWSRWGPCPPASTSLITINNMLNPKGEGTLPPGTICYMTDTSKVALSRTQTDIFKYAGLQRSVLLYTTPTTYIDDITVTTGVEQDSGEGFWSNMYSGRSLLQWQSPHGEPVLGQCRREMWGWSSHAESPLKLPTGIVRRPLYSRPQNARFTMSLHCAPGKAAGIQFQSMKELLKAMRAHPLHQHGPHVRHGVK; encoded by the exons ATGCTGTACCCCCAGGAGAGCCTGTCGCGGGAGCCCAAGGAGCTGGGTGGCCTCTGGAGCTTCCCCGCCGATTTGGACAACCGACGCCAGGGCTTTAAGGAGCAGTGGTACCTGCGGCTGCTGCAGGAG TCGGGCCCCACCCTGGACGTGCTGGTTCCCTCCAGCTTCAACGACATTGGCCAGGACTGGCGCCTGCGACATTTTGTTAGCTATGTGTTGTACGAATGGGAGGTGACCCTGCCGGAGCAATGGACCCAGGACCTGCGCACAAGAGTGGTGCTGAGGATTGGCAGTGCCCACTCCTATGACATCGTG TGGGTGAATGGTGTCAACACGCTAGAGCATGAGGGGCTGACATCAGCAGCATGGTCCAGGTGGGgcccctgccctcctgcctccacatcactaatcaccatCAATAATATGCTCAACCCCAAGGGGGAGGGGACCTTGCCACCAGGGACCATCTGCTACATGACCGACACCTCCAA GGTTGCTTTGTCCAGAACACAGACTGACATCTTCAAGTACGCGGGACTGCAGCGGTCTGTGCTTCTGTACACGACACCCACCACCTACATCGACGACATCACTGTCACCACCGGCGTGGAGCAGGACAGTGGTGAGGGCTTCTG gtcAAATATGTATTCAGGCAGAAGTCTTCTGCagtggcagagccctcatggagaacctgtgctagggcaatgcagaagggaaatgtggggttggagctctCATGCAGAGTCCCCACTGAAGCTGCCAACTGGAATTGTGAGAAGGCCACTATACTCCAGACCCCAAAATGCCAGATTCACTAtgagcttgcactgtgcacctggaaaagccgcaggcattcaattccaatccatgaaGGAGCTGCTTAAGGCCATGAGGGCCCACCCTTTGCATCAGCATGGTCcacatgtgagacatggagtcaaatga
- the LOC129041237 gene encoding glycerophosphocholine phosphodiesterase GPCPD1-like yields the protein MEISLISDNEFKCRHSQLECGYGLQSDHWTEYSIRTMGPDNLELIFDFFEENLSEHVVQGDALHGRVDTACLLSSTIAESGKSAGILTLPIISRNSRKTIGKVRVDYIIIKPLPGYSCDMKSSFSKYWKPRIPLDVGHRGAGNATTTQLAKENTIASLRNADSHGAAFVEFDVHLSKEFVPVVYYDLTCCLTMKKKFDPDPVELFEIPVKKLTFDHLQLLKLTHVTALKSKDRK from the coding sequence ATGGAGATCTCCTTAATAAGTGACAATGAGTTCAAGTGCAGGCATTCACAGCTGGAGTGTGGTTATGGCTTACAGTCTGATCATTGGACAGAGTACAGCATACGGACAATGGGACCAGATAACCTGGAActaatctttgatttttttgaagaaaatctCAGTGAGCATGTAGTTCAAGGTGATGCTCTCCATGGACGTGTGGATACAGCTTGTCTCTTatcatccaccattgctgagagTGGAAAGAGTGCTGGAATTCTTACTCTTCCCATCATAAGCAGAAATTCCAGGAAAACAATAGGCAAAGTGAGAGTTGACTATATAATTATTAAGCCATTGCCAGGATACAGTTGTGACATGAAATCTTCATTTTCCAAGTATTGGAAGCCAAGAATACCATTGGATGTTGGCCATCGAGGTGCAGGAAACGCTACAACTACCCAGCTGGCTAAGGAAAATACTATTGCTTCTTTAAGAAATGCTGATAGTCATGGTGCAGCCTTTGTAGAATTTGATGTACACCTTTCAAAGGAATTTGTGCCCGTGGTATATTATGATCTTACCTGTTGTTTgactatgaaaaagaaatttgatcCTGATCCAGTTGAATTATTTGAAATTCcagtaaaaaaattaacatttgacCATCTCCAGTTGTTAAAGCTCACTCATGTGACTGCACTGAAATCTAAGGATCGGAAATAA